A region from the Ciconia boyciana chromosome 1, ASM3463844v1, whole genome shotgun sequence genome encodes:
- the KCNE3 gene encoding potassium voltage-gated channel subfamily E member 3 isoform X2: MLQSRLSLAAAQAGRAPRLGEDMEEDNRTETWHQSLQTVLNALNQTLYGVILCPADRSAATAAATRNASTRAGRPSRNDNAYMYILFVMTLFAATVGSLILGYTRSRKVDKRSDPYHVYIKNRVSMI; the protein is encoded by the exons ATGCTCCAGTCCCGgctcagcctggcagcagcgcaggcagggagggcaccCCG GCTGGGTGAAGACATGGAGGAGGACAACCGGACGGAGACCTGGCACCAAAGCCTCCAGACGGTGCTTAATGCCTTGAACCAGACGCTGTACGGGGTCATCCTCTGCCCCGCCGACCGCTCTGCCGCCACCGCCGCTGCCACACGCAATGCCAGCACCCGTGCCGGCCGTCCCAGCCGCAACGACAATGCCTACATGTACATCCTCTTCGTCATGACGCTCTTCGCCGCCACGGTGGGGAGCCTCATCCTTGGCTACACCCGCTCCCGCAAAGTGGACAAGCGCAGCGACCCGTACCACGTCTACATCAAGAACAGGGTCTCCATGATCTGA
- the KCNE3 gene encoding potassium voltage-gated channel subfamily E member 3 isoform X1 gives MGTCRVRGAGGDVAGVRAGGVSSSEIAAPAAASAWARSSRPGRKDAATLGSRWHRGLCPSMQTYRLGEDMEEDNRTETWHQSLQTVLNALNQTLYGVILCPADRSAATAAATRNASTRAGRPSRNDNAYMYILFVMTLFAATVGSLILGYTRSRKVDKRSDPYHVYIKNRVSMI, from the exons ATGGGGACCTGCCGGGTCCGTGGTGCTGGAGGAGATGTCGCCGGGGTCCGTGCAGGTGGCGTCAGCTCCTCCGAAATCGCTGCCCCGGCTGCAGCGTCCGCGTGGGCTCGCAGCAGCCGTCCTGGGCGAAAGGACGCAGCCACCCTGGGGTCCCGATGGCACCGGGGTCTGTGCCCATCAATGCAAACCTATAG GCTGGGTGAAGACATGGAGGAGGACAACCGGACGGAGACCTGGCACCAAAGCCTCCAGACGGTGCTTAATGCCTTGAACCAGACGCTGTACGGGGTCATCCTCTGCCCCGCCGACCGCTCTGCCGCCACCGCCGCTGCCACACGCAATGCCAGCACCCGTGCCGGCCGTCCCAGCCGCAACGACAATGCCTACATGTACATCCTCTTCGTCATGACGCTCTTCGCCGCCACGGTGGGGAGCCTCATCCTTGGCTACACCCGCTCCCGCAAAGTGGACAAGCGCAGCGACCCGTACCACGTCTACATCAAGAACAGGGTCTCCATGATCTGA
- the LIPT2 gene encoding octanoyl-[acyl-carrier-protein]:protein N-octanoyltransferase LIPT2, mitochondrial, with translation MSRGPVRVLRLGLRPYAEALRVQERCLRAARAARTGPGGPGVPGVAGVPVPGESVVLSEPAEPVYVWGLRGAPEAEVAARLRARGAGLAAARRGGRITFHGPGQLLAFPVLDLRRRRLPLRGYVAALEALVLRLCRRLGLAAARALPPPFTGVWMGDSKLCAIGVHCGNHITSHGLALNCCTDLTWFDHIVPCGLEGKGVTSLSRELGRHVTVDHVLQPFLDSFQEVFDCTLVFSEDPGD, from the exons atGTCGCGGGGCCCGGTGCGGGTGCTGCGCCTGGGGCTGCGGCCCTACGCCGAGGCGCTGCGGGTGCAGGAGCGCTGCCTGCGGGCGGCGAGGGCGGCGCGGAccggccccggcggccccggcgtCCCCGGCGTCGCcggcgtccccgtccccggggaGAGCGTGGTGCTGAGCGAGCCGGCGGAGCCCGTCTACgtctgggggctgcggggcgctCCGGAGGCGGAGGTGGCGGCGCGGctgcgggcgcggggcgcggggctggcggcggcgcggcgcggcgggcggaTCACCTTCCACGGGCCCGGGCAGCTCCTCGCCTTCCCCGTCCTCGATCTCCGCCGCCGTCGCCTCCCGCTGCGGGGTTACGTGGCGGCGCTGGAGGCGCTGGTCCTCCGGCTCTGCCGCCGCCTCGGCCtggccgccgcccgcgccctcccgccgccctTCACCGGCGTCTGGATGGGCGACAGCAAGCTCTGCGCCATCG GGGTGCACTGCGGGAACCACATCACCTCTCACGGGCTGGCGCTGAACTGCTGCACCGACCTCACCTGGTTCGACCACATCGTCCCCTGCGGGCTGGAGGGGAAAGGCGTCACCTCGCTGAGCCGCGAGCTGGGGCGGCATGTCACCGTCGACCACGTCCTCCAGCCCTTCCTCGACTCCTTCCAGGAGGTGTTCGACTGCACCTTGGTCTTTTCGGAAGACCCTGGGGACTAG